One window of Athalia rosae chromosome 2, iyAthRosa1.1, whole genome shotgun sequence genomic DNA carries:
- the LOC105689481 gene encoding protein Skeletor, isoforms B/C isoform X1, with the protein MTRSGPPLASCSCCYHRSSEKNITQSAPTNKYKSSKKFLNHATVVAFIVISLSNLQQPCEAAFYGKSLGKLTEYHHGVSGEVFAVDARTLYIKDLTYDGEGPAAYFYAGNSKAPIINGFRVPDEKGRTGLLRKYRKEDITLTLPEGKTLNNIRWFSLWCDDFSVNFGDVKIPRGFDYPRPQKLGTLSGIHGVSSEPIVVVDAQTLLIPGFSYDGEAPDAKFWAGPGPSPTPQGIKIPDENGKTAPLRRYVQKTIVLTLPGDLTVHQLGHFGVWCEAFTVDFGHVKIPQNLNVPPSLKMLGVSPQSKLNCEILQDDLAFEVRWAVAGDSVVFQLVAKLDDGQYMSFGLSPDPKKTVMIGGDVVVAWVDKQTLQGYAVDYFLDAKSQCSGRRGSCPDVRIQDDTNSVSLLNAAMVNGYSIVTYQRPLKASDELDVSITTNGSQAIIWAIGPLNERKEVSFHSEYLKKDQFIEFGRPPRWNCPMPDTLDNEKVLVNKDKDSTSQQTAITTRRPSHGPATPAPASKKGAWVIPPIQCDEPEDGVFYAQMGPTGGKHGYSAITGHVGWGVSWYINGLLIPEINVVRGKKYSFIVEAGSDSEVPARYHPFYITDDSVGGYQHKTPEEKANVTIYAGVERIRGKTKLTGVGRFCYWTPDQNVDSDDFSSFGAYQRTLTLKCDAGEDPGVVHWTPDKNTPDTVYYQCYTHRYLGWKINVHDDCDISPEGAASEVREVYAKAPEALDEFSDLDSESSGSVRVSSKLNTIESKMSQTDVQQQTPKPTVPTDPARNTGFKPESVVVEGGFKPIIRITDVTKFAEDRRFEGGSSEMDDDIPENGKEYRPLDSFEPMFVPSPPDRNQSKKRNQMMRKKAQLLINKQRLNDESTDMETAADRLEAYYLPAVPAGAVENPAGLKPTRLNKEVNEGRLVTADGTQVQDQNLARSIPRVSSERLRSRISSDALSRTPQFGQFRGELPPPIPGDLRTDNIPQLQQQNFRKISTSSSGSLYKDRNNNHAGSTRLTVVQRSRRSAHHVPGHDDSSDGMNNTESVVTHAQVTPTINQKNNHDIPGEHDHHDHSQHDHSKHIHHNENGDTESPSAGELIMANIKWIILTVILYFVI; encoded by the exons agCAACCATGCGAGGCAGCTTTCTACGGAAAATCGCTCGGGAAGCTTACGGAATATCATCACGGAGTTTCCGGTGAGGTGTTCGCTGTCGATGCAAGAACTCTTTACATCAAAGATCTCACATACGACGGTGAAGGGCCAG CCGCTTATTTCTACGCCGGGAATTCGAAAGCACCGATTATAAATGGATTCAGAGTACCGGACGAGAAAGGAAG AACTGGACTTCTAAGAAAATACAGAAAAGAGGATATTACTTTAACATTGCCGGAGGGAAAAACGCTCAACAATATAAGATGGTTCTCGCTCTGGTGCGACGATTTTTCT GTGAACTTCGGAGACGTTaagatacctcgtggattCGATTATCCAAGGCCTCAAAAACTGGGAACGCTAAGTGGCATTCACGGTGTCAGTTCGGAACCAATTGTTGTAGTCGACGCTCAAACCCTTCTCATCCCCGGTTTCAGTTACGACGGAGAAGCGCCTG ATGCCAAATTTTGGGCGGGTCCTGGTCCTAGTCCGACACCACAGGGTATAAAAATTCccgatgaaaatggaaaaacggcACCCCTTCGCAGATACGTTCAAAAAACAATCGTTCTAACGTTACCTGGAGATCTGACGGTCCACCAGCTCGGACATTTCGGAGTCTGGTGCGAAGCTTTTACCGTTGATTTTGGCCACGTCAAAATTCCACAGAATTTGAACGTACCCCCTTCATTGAAAATGCTAGGAGTTTCACCACAG TCAAAATTGAACTGCGAAATCCTTCAAGATGACTTGGCCTTCGAAGTGAGATGGGCAGTAGCCGGAGACAGTGttgtttttcaactcgttGCAAAACTCG acgaCGGTCAGTACATGTCATTCGGTCTCTCACCCGACCCTAAAAAGACCGTAATGATCGGCGGTGACGTCGTCGTTGCTTGGGTCGACAAACAGACACTCCAAGGATACGCCGTCGACTACTTTTTGGATGCCAAATCTCAATGTTCAGGTCGAAGAGGCAGCTGCCCTGACGTACGCATACAG GACGACACAAACTCCGTCAGCCTTTTAAACGCGGCTATGGTGAACGGCTACAGTATAGTGACCTACCAACGTCCTCTGAAGGCCTCAGATGAGCTGGACGTTTCCATAACAACGAACGGTAGCCAGGCGATAATATGGGCCATCGGACctttgaatgaaagaaaagaagtcaGTTTTCACAGCGAATATCTAAAAAAAGATCAATTCATTGAATTCGGTCGACCGCCTCGCTGGAATTGCCCAATGCCAGATACTCTGGATAATGAAAAGGTCCTTGTGAACAAAGACAAGGACAGCACTTCTCAG CAAACCGCAATCACCACCCGAAGACCTTCTCATGGGCCCGCAACTCCCGCACCAGCATCGAAGAAAGGAGCTTGGGTGATCCCGCCTATTCAGTGCGATGAGCCTGAAGATGGTGTTTTTTATGCCCAGATGGGACCAACAGGTGGAAAACACGGATACTCGGCAATCACAG GACACGTCGGCTGGGGGGTTTCGTGGTACATAAACGGTCTTTTGATTCCTGAAATCAACGTggtaagaggaaaaaaatacagtTTCATTGTTGAGGCTGGCTCGGATTCCGAAGTACCGGCGAGGTACCATCCCTTCTACATTACGGACGATTCCGTCGGTGGATACCAGCATAAAACTCCAGAAGAAAAGGCG AACGTAACAATATACGCCGGAGTAGAACGAATACGTGGAAAAACAAAGTTGACGGGTGTAGGGAGGTTCTGTTACTGGACACCAGACCAGAATGTCGATTCCGACGACTTTTCATCGTTCGGAGCTTACCAGAGAACCTTGACGTTGAAATGTGACGCAGGCGAAGATCCTGGAGTCGTTCACTGGACTCCCGATAAAAATACACCTGACACTGTTTATTATCAG TGCTACACTCATCGTTATCTCGGCTGGAAGATCAACGTTCACGATGACTGTGACATCTCGCCCGAAGGAGCGGCCAGCGAAGTTCGTGAGGTTTACGCTAAGGCTCCCGAAGCATTGGATGAATTTTCTGACTTGGATTCAGAAAGTTCGGGAAGCGTCAGAGTGTCTAGCAAG CTAAATACCATCGAGTCAAAGATGTCTCAGACCGACGTACAGCAGCAGACACCAAAACCAACTGTACCAACAGACCCGGCAAGAAATACAGGATTCAAGCCAGAGTCAGTAGTTGTCGAGGGTGGATTTAAACCAATCATCAGGATTACCGACGTTACAAAATTCGCGGAAGACAGACGGTTCGAGGGTGGATCATCGGAAATGGATGACGATATCCCTGAAAACGGTAAAGAGTATCGTCCATTGGATAGTTTCGAACCAATGTTCGTTCCTTCTCCTCCAGACCGAAACCAGAGCAAGAAGAGGAATCAAATGATGAGGAAAAAAGCTCAGTTATTAATAAACAAGCAAAGATTAAACGACGAATCGACGGACATGGAAACAGCAGCTGACCGATTAGAAGCTTATTACTTGCCAGCTGTACCTGCTGGCGCTGTGGAGAATCCTGCAGGATTGAAACCCACGAGACTCAACAAAGAAGTGAACGAAGGTCGGTTGGTTACAGCAGACGGTACTCAAGTTCAAGATCAAAATTTAGCTCGATCGATCCCTCGAGTTTCGTCAGAACGTTTAAGAAGCAGGATTTCATCCGATGCTTTGAGCAGAACGCCTCAGTTTGGACAATTCAGAGGTGAATTACCACCGCCCATTCCCGGAGATTTGAGAACCGACAATATACCGCAATTACAGCaacaaaatttcagaaaaatttccacaagtTCATCGGGATCCTTGTACAAAGACAGAAACAATAATCATGCGGGATCCACAAGACTAACTGTTGTTCAAAGATCGAGAAGATCGGCGCATCACGTTCCTGGACACGATGATTCTAGTGACGGAATGAATAATACCGAGAGCGTTGTAACTCACGCGCAAGTTACTCCTActataaatcaaaaaaataatcatgataTCCCGGGGGAGCATGATCACCATGATCATTCACAGCACGATCATTCGAAACATATACATCACAACGAAAATGGCGACACCGAATCGCCCAGTGCGGGGGAATTGATCATGGCAAATATCAAATGGATTATTCTTACCGTCATTTTATACTTTGTCATATAA
- the LOC105689482 gene encoding uncharacterized protein LOC105689482, translating into MSVMGRVLFLVAAAQFFTSIICDANVPSVCGDWSLQYIFLLSPSLGQLPYLTKYLNSIKSAAILKNTEYDGFLQVLCEPRDWEDIYRHTIEWDVYLAHSAFCIDKSEFSALQLRLHRNKGKKVLTNAALRNLINRQTISSFINNDNKNYIDKNNLETMSNSEVLRDLKKVRKINSTTSDVLLSLSEIFRNVDIKNLLIRKRRSAVERVTDLSVVKKRSSKTTPGRSASLKKSICDDHNSDGNKKKITTSGGSQSRGSSSAKKNSASRTKREEPTSTPATSDLNRVPVKRAVKRGRGRTASATDAPDPSSTPSSRQNVDDDDAELSITTTQSAAKSKRRYGSRRGSSSRDEVGETTTEGSSARYRNRYRDEVGETPTTEGSSSRYRNRYRDDSGDDDEATATATASPDGKKRVKYGKKSCTLTAYQKRNGVRLPPGCERDPDNDDDADDDADLKDSGSPDINDAGSPPNVDCVVLDKGMLDDVSAYVYNLYRWLNNLQKKRMRRP; encoded by the exons ATGAGCGTCATGGGCAGAGTCCTGTTTTTAGTGGCTGCTGCTCAGTTTTTCACTTCAATAATCTGCGATGCAAATGTTCCTTCAGTTTGCGGCGACTGGTC aCTCCAGTACATCTTTTTGCTGTCACCTTCTTTAGGGCAACTACCGTACCtaacaaaatatttgaatagcaTCAAGTCAGcggcgattttgaaaaatacggaATACGATGGCTTCTTGCAAGTGTTATGTGAACCGCGAGACTGGGAGGATATTTATCGTCATACAATCGAGTGGGACGTTTATTTGGCACATTCCGCTTTTTGTATCGACAAAAGTGAGTTTTCCGCACTACAATTACGTCTCCACCGTAATAAAGGTAAAAAAGTTTTGACAAACGCGGCTCTGAGGAATCTTATAAATCGTCAAACTATAAGTTCATTcattaataatgacaataaaaattatatcgacaaaaataatttggaGACAATGTCGAACAGCGAGGTTCTCAGAGATCTgaaaaaagttagaaaaataaattctacaACATCCGACGTTCTTCTGAGCTTGTCTGAGATCTTCAGAAATGTAGATATAAAAAATCTCCTGATTAGAAAACGCCGATCAGCCGTTGAACGCGTGACCGATCTTTCTGTGGTCAAGAAAAGGTCCAGTAAAACTACCCCGGGTAGATCggcgtcgttgaaaaaatctatttGCGACGATCACAATTCCGatggcaataaaaaaaaaattacaacttcCGGTGGTTCGCAGTCCAGAGGTTCTTcgtcagcaaaaaaaaatagcgctTCAAGGACTAAAAGAGAGGAACCCACCAGCACTCCAGCTACCAGCGACCTTAATCGTGTTCCGGTGAAAAGAGCCGTTAAAAGAGGACGAGGACGTACAGCGTCGGCCACTGATGCTCCGGATCCAAGTTCAACCCCCTCGTCTCGACAAAacgttgacgacgacgatgccgAACTTTCAATTACAACGACGCAAAGTGCTGCAAAATCTAAAAGACGTTATGGATCACGTCGTGGATCATCATCTCGTGATGAAGTTGGAGAAACTACAACCGAAGGAAGTTCTGCAAGATACCGTAACCGTTATCGCGATGAAGTTGGAGAAACACCTACAACCGAAGGAAGTTCGTCACGATACCGTAATCGTTATCGCGATGATTCTGGAGACGATGACGAAGCTACTGCTACTGCAACTGCGTCACCCGATGGTAAAAAAAGGGTGAaatatgggaaaaaatcgtgcacGCTTACTGCATACCAAAAACGCAACGGCGTTCGTCTGCCTCCCGGATGTGAAAGAGATCCggataacgatgatgatgctGACGACGATGCCGATCTCAAGGATTCAGGTTCTCCTGATATCAATGATGCTGGCTCGCCACCCAACGTCGATTGCGTTGTTTTAGACAAGGGTATGCTTGACGACGTTTCTGCTTATGTCTATAATTTATACAGATGGCTCAACAATCTTCAAAAGAAGAGAATGAGAAGACCCTAA
- the LOC105689496 gene encoding DDB1- and CUL4-associated factor 10, producing MPKIRTKQISNSSWLRQREIGFKFPLGHNDRFYKTLYSAIQPCTSWDHGENLASAMHGGVFNLEYSPDGSLLLAACEKRSILMFDPLCRKLIHAIDNAHNDCVNCVRFLDQRMFATCSDDSTVALWDARNLKQRIRTLQGHSNWVKNIEYSPSDGLLLTSGFDGSIYTWDINSFTENSFLYNRVFHTNGLMRTRLSPDATKMLICTTSGYLIIIHNLQLSTLSQDLAGFKPNLYRLMQLSQTTIPVAASFTHLFANSRTQNRLEFLTDFPVGDDAEVISSLQVHPQGWCALSRNVSSGEKSEWTCVHDIQERDVTEAEEQIKDIEDSSMQFNDLSDEDFQEEQHPQPSRSGMTSPFVIDSASRARIVQEVTDIMTNSFVSTDAAQPVRPSRTNNWQEIPRRNSRSQTRGSSPRLERNIMRTNFGVVEVSSSENSSESRLNSNSEDEARANRLIQGSEDNDEEGEIPQRNNFSANNITDHGHNRENLEDFRLPRQNSQLSDFRRRNVIDGVQLHVSSTDIWEALVAIREARLRREREREFHSSGERRDWLPRSTNGVSVNIPRSSHTVVIIGDRARVQSQNRQGLQTMYAIPRNHKIHQNTPRLTHYIEEPNVGSGYIKELCFSSDGRLICSPFGYGVRLLAFSSECQDLSNCVPAANEAVQLYELATNVSHSDIVVSTKFSPKHCLLVSGCLSGKIVWHQPVV from the exons ATGCCCAAAATAAGAACTAAACAAATTTCGAACAGCTCATGGCTGAGACAACGAGAAATTGGATTCAAGTTTCCTTTAGGCCACAATGATCGCTTTTACAAAACACTTTACTCCGCTATACAACCATGCACTTCATGGGACCACGGAGAAAATCTTGCGAGTGCCATGCATGGAGGAGTTTTTAATCTAGAATACTCACCTGATGG atCGCTACTGCTTGCTGCCTGCGAAAAGCGGAGTATTTTGATGTTTGATCCACTATGCAGAAAACTCATACATGCGATAGATAATGCTCACAATGATTGCGTCAATTGTGTAAG GTTTCTGGACCAACGGATGTTTGCTACTTGCTCGGATGACAGCACAGTGGCACTTTGGGATGCTAGAAATTTAAAACAGCGCATCAGAACTCTTCAAGGTCACTCAAACTGGGTCAAAAACATCGAGTATAGTCCTAGCGACGGTCTATTACTCACAAGCGGATTTGATGGCAGTATTTATACATGGGACATAAATAG TTTTACAGAGAATAGTTTTTTATATAACCGAGTATTTCACACCAATGGACTAATGCGGACTAGATTGAGCCCTGATGCCACTAAAATGCTGATATGCACAACCTCTGGATATCTAATCATCATCCACAACCTGCAGCTTAGCACATTGTCGCAAGACTTAGCAGGATTCAAG ccAAACTTGTATCGGCTTATGCAACTATCGCAAACTACGATACCAGTGGCAGCTAGTTTCACTCACCTGTTTGCAAACTCCAGGACTCAAAATCGGCTAGAGTTCCTGACTGATTTTCCTGTAGGTGATGACGCCGAGGTAATTTCGAGTCTTCAAGTACATCCACAGGGCTGGTGCGCTCTCTCGAGAAATGTCAGTAGTGGAGAAAAATCAGAG TGGACTTGTGTGCATGATATTCAAGAGCGTGACGTAACTGAAGCAGAGGAACAGATAAAAGACATCGAGGATTCGTCGATGCAATTCAATGATCTTTCGGATGAAGACTTTCAAGAGGAGCAACACCCACAGCCATCACGTTCTGGAATGACTTCTCCTTTTGTAATAGATAGCGCCAGCCGTGCCCGAATCGTTCAGGAGGTGACAGACATCATGACTAATTCATTTGTGTCAACGGATGCAGCACAGCCTGTTAGACCATCGAGAACTAACAATTGGCAAGAGATTCCGAGGCGAAACTCAAGGTCCCAGACTCGTGGTAGCAGCCCAAGGCTCGAGAGGAACATAATGCGGACTAATTTCGGAGTGGTTGAAGTCAGCTCATCAGAAAATTCCTCAGAATCTAGACTGAACTCAAACTCTGAGGATGAAGCTAGAGCAAATAGGCTCATTCAGGGAAGCGAAGATAATGATGAAGAAGGAGAAATCCCCCAGCGGAATAATTTCAGTGCGAATAATATCACCGATCACGGACACAATCGGGAAAACCTCGAAGATTTTAGACTACCTAGACAAAATTCTCAGCTTAGTGATTTCAGACGAAGGAATGTAATAGACGGCGTTCAGCTACACGTAAGTAGCACAGATATATGGGAAGCTCTTGTCGCTATTAGGGAAGCAAGGCTCAggagagaacgagagagagaatttCATTCCTCAGGAGAACGGAGGGACTGGCTTCCCCGGTCTACCAATGGGGTTAGCGTAAACATCCCTAGGTCTTCTCACACAGTTGTTATAATTGGAGACAGAGCAAGGGTGCAGAGTCAAAATAGGCAAGGCTTACAAACTATGTATGCAATACCTCGCAATCACAAAATCCACCAAAACACTCCTAGGCTAACTCATTATATTGAGGAGCCAAACGTAGGCTCTGGTTATATAAAGGAACTGTGTTTCTCCTCTGATGGAAGGTTGATCTGCTCTCCATTTGGTTACGGTGTACGTTTGCTTGCGTTTTCAAGTGAATGTCAGGACTTGTCCAACTGCGTACCTGCTGCCAATGAGGCGGTACAGCTTTACGAGCTAGCGACAAACGTCAGTCATTCAGACATCGTTGTTAGCACCAAATTTTCTCCCAAACATTGTTTGCTTGTGTCGGGCTGTTTAAGTGGGAAAATCGTCTGGCATCAACCAGTGGTTTAA